ttcttcgaaCTTTTCGACGCTTGCGTCTGCTCGTCCCCTGCACCCAGAAGAACATCTCCATCGGAGTCGGGCTGGTTTGACACTCCAATTTCGCTGGGATGCTCGATCCCGCCTATGGTGACTGTCGATCCGCCGGCGACAACTTCGGCAACCGTCTCGCTGTCTTTGCTCTGGTCCATCCTGACCGGTGATGTTGGGCCGTTGTTGGTGTGTGATGTTGCCCCAAATGGAAGAGTGCGTTGCTAAGAAAGAGAAAAGAGGGAAGGAGCGGTGCAAACGGAGCAGTGATGCGGGCAGTGACTGTGCGAGAGGAGGGAGCACCCGTTTGCACGTCTGGTAAGCGTCATTCACAGATGTCTGCAGTAAGAATTAAGCATCGCAGTTGCAACTAGCGGACAAAGAAAGTCTGAGTGAATCATGAAAGTTCAGAGTGTTACATTTGTTCCACGTTCTGgagggtgacgatggtgaaATCCCTagacggcaacgacgaagGGTCGAAGTTGCCCAACAGGTGCTCGCAACACATGATGAATCACACCGTCTTGGAACGCCCAAAGATGGCGCCTTGGCTACAAACTCGTCTACAATACCAAGCATCTTAAGTCGGGGATCTGCAACGCAACCCAAGGATCGAAATGGGACTCAAAGACATGTTGAATATTAGCCCGAATGTAGTTCAGATCCTATAAGTGCTAGCAAGATGCACTAGCTAGAGCGTTCGAAGTCCCTTGCTTTGTAGCATGTGAGCGAAGTAGAATGCCGTCATagcacgtcgacgatgcctcAATTATTGAGGCGGCCCCTGATGTTTCCTGAGATTTGCACTTTCGATAGCGTGAAGATATAAGTCAGGAATTTTACACAAAGAACTGCACAAGGGCTGCAAATCGTGCAATATTGGACTTAAATATCATCGTAGGCTGCGAAGTGGTCATCCTGCCTTATTACAGAGTCAATATGCGCCTTCAGAAGGCGCTTTGAACGAGAGACAGCTTGGCGAAAACCGAACAGAGGTGACCAAAACATGGAGCAACAACCATTTCCAagatgaggcggcggctgagctCAGCCCATTGAGGCTATGCAGGCCCAACTTGAGGCGGAACGTCCGCCGCGTGAGGAGGTAAACGCTTGAGACAGCGAAGCCCATAACGGGTGGATAATGCCTTTGCGCCTCAGATTCCATCCAACAAACACAAGCCTCGCCGCAAGTAAAGTAATCGCTCTATCGCTATTCCTCATCCAGTGCAAAAGGGTTTCTCTCCAAACGAGAGGGCGGAAGTTGGCCCGCAAGGGCTGATTCAGTCATCCCGAGTGGGCTTACGTCCACGAGGTTGACCCATCCCCATTTGGCCACCAGAAGTCCGCCTCGTGAGGCATCAAATCTCCCCTAGGCTTTGGGCCAGGGCTGTGGCCACACTGGCCCTCAAGGGCGCGTAGAACATCTTCGGCCACGGACTTTGATTGAAGCGGGACAAGGGCTGTCGTGCCTTTGATGGCCTACATACCGACTTCACTCATAGACCATCAAGTGGACAAAGGGTGAGAGCACAGGGTGGCTGTACAGAGGGTGTAAAGGCGCACAGCGACCTCTCGCCTGGGGATGTGGCACAGATAGGTGCGTGCAGTCGTCCACGTgggacggcgagggaggctCACGGTCAATCATACGTCGTCATAATCCAGCGCGCCTCACATTGATGAAGGAATGCCGAGGCCGTCTGTTGGGCCGGAGTGAATGGTAGAGGTTCTAATCCCAGCACGTCATGACCAAGCAGCCTGCACTGGACACAAGGCGGTCGCCTACCGTGCTTTGTACAGATCAGGTCCGTACgtgtgtacgaagtataaTCgtgcatgtacgaagtacgtgcGACATTGAAACAAGGTGCAGCGGTTCCAGGTTGAGCGAGGCGCGAACCctggcggcgagaagccgccttggccgcagATGAGCAGGATGCCCACCAGCTCCGCCTCCCTCGGAACTCGCTTTATCGGGTGCAGCACAGTGGagctcacctcacctcagcGGACGGGAGTTTAAGCTACTGACGCGAGGCTGCAGCGtcgggtgctggtgctgcacTACCTACCCCGTCAGGGCATTGGGGGCACAGGCCCAGGCAcaggcagcggcagtggaGGCACCCGACACAGACCAGACGCACCTACCGAGCAGGTGACGTGAGCTGGCCAGCCGTGTTggggaggtggcggcggcggcggcggcggcggcagcagctgggctggggtCGCGGCCGGGTGGCTCAGCACCTGGCTGATATGAGCCCGGCTGCACACTGACACAGGACAGGAGACGAGCACCAGCCAACCAGGACGACTCGTTCTCTCCTGTACGTTAGCGAATAGGTGATTACGTCTGCGTCTTTTGCCTCGGCGGCACAGGCGTGAGGGagcgacagcggcagcgatgcCTGAGGGCGACAactggggctgggctgcgaTATGTCGGCGCTTGATTCGTGGCTCGCCACAGAGATGGCCTTGTTCGTGCGAGAGGTGTCTGCTGTGCAGCGGCAGAGCGCTTGCGCGAATGTGCATTGCCTTGTTCTGTGCTGTgactgccgacgccgcggccccgtCCAGCGTGCGCCTCGCGGCGATGTGATGTCCAAGATGCGAAGCAGATATCTGACCGAAGACAAGGCAAGCTGGAGACCtggggcggcgcctgcgagCCTCCAGCTGCCTTTCCATTTGGTTCAGGGTGTGCTGGGCATTGAGGGGCCCTGGGGAGTCAAtcgcccggccgcggcccacTCTGGCGGGGTGCTGCCTAGGCAGTAGGTGCTCACCTGGGTGCCCGTAgacctggctggcgggaGGTGAGTGAGCCCTGGAGCGGGCACCCAACGAGGAGGCACATCAGGAGGCTCTCCAGCGCGCAGCTGTGGCGCCGTGGTTTCcaggttgctgctgcaggcgagGAAAAAAAATCTTTCCATCCAATCTTGTCGGCGTTGCCTACCTCAGCTACCCCCCCTCcaaccctccctccctcccaccgGCTGTAaatcagccagccagcgcatGCCTTTTGGTACCCCCGACCAtgtgccagcgccgccgcaaacAGCGTCACGTCACTGTGCTGAGGTGGCAATGGGACCAATGCTGCCCGGCTGCTGTTTGTTGCTGCACGCCTGCTGCAGGGAGCCACCCGGAGAGCCGGACGGGCCCCTTGGCGCCCCAGGCCCAACGGAGCCTAGCGCCCTGCCAAGTATGACCGGGCCGGGGCACGTTGGCTGGAAGTCGCGGAGCGAGAGTGGCTGAGGGCGCGTCAGGAttgtccatccatccatccgtctcTCCTTTGCGCTTCTTCACAACCACTGCTGTTCATTCCATTTTAATCCATCCCGCCCTTCCGTCCCCGTGCCCCCAACGCCAGACCACCCAGGCGACCCTCGCGCGACAATCATCCTGCCTCGTTTGTGTGCCCCTGTCCTACAGCGCCCGTCGATCGCTTCTTTGCGCATCCATAAAGCTGTCCCCGTGGCCCTTCGATGAGACcgagcagccaccaccaccactaccaccaccatcaccatcaccgccaccgcaTCGCTGCAAGCGACCTGCCCCAAGCGCTCATTCACAACGCTCACTGTCACACGAGACCATccgcatcaccatcatcagtCTCCCGCCGGCacgtcggcggtgacgacgtTGCCCCTCTCCTCGACATCTCCGTTCCCCCATAAGTAGGGGAGTCGCCTCGGCCCCTACGCCTCTTCTCCCCTTTGGCCACCGTCGCGCGCATCTTTCCACAATCCTCTACAATGGTTCCCAAAGAGCTACCTACGCGCGACCAACTGCGCGACTACAACCATGCCGTCGCTGGACAGTGAGTAACCacgcaccggcgccgccgcctgctgcgccccCTCGTACTACCACCAGGCTTGGGCTGATTCGTGACGATGCAGTGCTGGCACCCTttgcgacgccgacggcgaacTTTTCATCAAGCCATGCACGCAGTCGGAAATCGATTTTTACCAATCCGCCAATCGGCGGCATCCTGAATTTGCCGATTTGATGCCCCTCTTCATGGGGTCTTTGATGCTCAGCGACCCGACCACTGAAGGCattgacgaggccgtcgctgGGGTCATCTCCGATGCCGGCGATATCAAGACAACCAAAGACCAGATCGTCGCCTCGGTCGCTCAGCAAATAAAGAACGCGCCGCTCGACACCTCTGAGCCGTCCGAGTCACAGTCCGAGTCACAGTCCGAGGACAACATTTCGTGGATCCCGACAAAGGGCAAGAAGATCAAGACGGACAAAGCCGTCGTTCTCGAGAATGCAACGTTTGGTTTCAAGCAGGCAAACATTCTTGACGCCAAGCTCGGCGTCAGACTgtgggccgacgacgcgccgctcgAAAAGAAGCGTCGCTTCGACAAGATCTCCTCCGAGACAACACACGGCAATCTTGGCTTCCGCATCGCTGGCATGAGGGTCTACCGCGGGTCGGAGGATTCATCAGACCTGGATGAAGAGGATTACAAGATTTACGACAAGGATTACGGTCGCCTGTCCGTCAACAACGAAAATGTAGTCGATGAGTTCCGCAAGTTCGTTTTCAACAAGGCTGCTGGTGTCGATGAGGAGCTAGGTCGGGCTGTTTGCGAAGCCTTTGCGCGCGATTTGAGGAGAGTGATCGATGTCATGTCTCGGCATGAGAGTCGCATGTTCTCAGCGTCGCTACTATTTGTTttcgagggcgacggggaggccCTTCGCAAGGCCATTGAGGAGAACAATTCGCTGGTGGATTCGACGGTCGAGAAGGCATTCTTGGACCGCATGACGAGCCGTATCGACAGCGGCATTGGCCTTGATGACTCAGACAGCGACGAATTCGATGATCTGGAAGCGTCACTGCCCAAGATTTATACGTTGAAGCTCATCGACTTTGCACACGCACAGTGGACACCGGGGCTGGGCCCCGACGAAAACATTCTCACCGGTGTGAGGAGCCTGGAGCGCATCTTCCAGGAGATGGCGCAATGACCGTCATGATACGAGCAAAACAAAAAAGCGACAAAGGACGCCCCTTTTGCACTATAGCCATGTGCGTGCGGCCAAACGAATAGCGCTTGATGATAATGATGAACGAGAGTCTGGGGATGGGTATACCCGGCGGGATATATCATAAGAGTCGATTTTGGTGTGTTGTTTCacggcatgcatgcatggagaGGCGACCATCGGCCCTCTGAACTATGTTATCTCGTGGCGTTTAAGGCGAAGTTGGAAGGATATGCGGCCGGTCAGGTAGAGCATTGCGCCTCAGCGGCGAACGAAGGCATCTTATCAAGTCATTTGCATGGCGAACCCTTTAGCACAGCCAATCCTGAATTGAGTGTGTGCTTGGAAATTGGAGCTGCTCTGGACTCACCCGCCCGTGGTATGCTGCCAGCCATCTGAATTGTGTAGAAGAACCCGCATGAAGTCAAAAGACGTAGTAGCCAAGACTGCACTACAAGCCAAAGTCCGCAAGGCTACCTAGACCCAGCAGCCCCACCACGGTGCCCCTCCGCCGCAAACCTCCAGGCAAGCTTCCAAGACCTCCATCCTCGACTCCTGCAACAGCTCCCAACCTCGACTGCACCGTCGTCCATGTAGTCCTAGTCATGTCAATCCCAGGGCTAGGGCAAATACCGACGCAGGTAAGTTGCTTCGagccctcgaggacgcgtCCCAAAACATGCAGTTGACAAATTCGTCCGCCCATCAGACCGTCACCTCGTCCACACGCGTCGTCACCCTCAAGCCCGCCTGGGAATGGAAATTCCAGGTGCCTGTCGGCCGCAGCCTGTCGCTCAAGATCCTCTCCGGTACCGCTGAGaaggacggcatcgagctcGCCCCGCGAAACGTCTACAACCTCCCCGGAGGGACCGCGTCCAAGATCCTCACGTGGCACGGCTGCGAGCTCGAGATCGAGGGGGGCTCGGACAATGGAAGCGACTCTGTCGCCGAGTACGCGACACCGGCGGCGAACCCGGCGAACGCACATGTGAACCTACACGCGCGACTCAGCGAGctacgcgccgccgctgcgcgcgaggggagggagggcccCCGCGTGCTCATCACAGGGCATCGTGGTACCGGCAAGACGGCCCTCACGCGCACGCTGACGAGCTACGCGACGAGGCAGGGCGAGCAGCCCCTGACGGTCAACACGGACCCGCGCGACGGGATGCTTAGTCTGCCGGGGACCCTGAGCGCGGCTGTCTTCGCGACGGTCATGGACCCGGAGGCAAGGgacggctggggcggcacgccgacgagcgggcCCAGCGTTGTGCCCGTCAAATTACCGCTCGTCTACTTTTACGGGCGCGCGGACGTAGAGGAGGAGCCCGACTTTTACAAGGCGCTCGTGGGCAGGCTGGCCGGCGCAGTCAGCGGGCGGCTGAGCGAGGATCCCGACGTGCGCAGCGCAGGAGTCTTGGTGGATGGGACGGGGTTGAGCGAGGATAATGCCGTCGGCATGGACTTGCTggcccacgtcgtcgacgagctttCCAGTACGTTGGCCCCGGGCTGTGCCACTGTCCGTTTCATCACCCGAGTCGTAGAGCTAATAGCGGTGCCAGTCAACATTGTCGTAGTGCTTGGATCGACTCCTCTTCATGCTGAACTGGGCAGGCGTTTTTCGAGCGAGAGAACGAGCTTGGGCGAGCCCATTCAGGTGGTAGCATTGGACCGCTCGGACGGCGTGGTC
Above is a genomic segment from Purpureocillium takamizusanense chromosome 2, complete sequence containing:
- a CDS encoding uncharacterized protein (COG:G~EggNog:ENOG503P2B4) — protein: MVPKELPTRDQLRDYNHAVAGHAGTLCDADGELFIKPCTQSEIDFYQSANRRHPEFADLMPLFMGSLMLSDPTTEGIDEAVAGVISDAGDIKTTKDQIVASVAQQIKNAPLDTSEPSESQSESQSEDNISWIPTKGKKIKTDKAVVLENATFGFKQANILDAKLGVRLWADDAPLEKKRRFDKISSETTHGNLGFRIAGMRVYRGSEDSSDLDEEDYKIYDKDYGRLSVNNENVVDEFRKFVFNKAAGVDEELGRAVCEAFARDLRRVIDVMSRHESRMFSASLLFVFEGDGEALRKAIEENNSLVDSTVEKAFLDRMTSRIDSGIGLDDSDSDEFDDLEASLPKIYTLKLIDFAHAQWTPGLGPDENILTGVRSLERIFQEMAQ
- the CLP1 gene encoding Polynucleotide 5'-hydroxyl-kinase (COG:A~EggNog:ENOG503NWRS) translates to MSIPGLGQIPTQTVTSSTRVVTLKPAWEWKFQVPVGRSLSLKILSGTAEKDGIELAPRNVYNLPGGTASKILTWHGCELEIEGGSDNGSDSVAEYATPAANPANAHVNLHARLSELRAAAAREGREGPRVLITGHRGTGKTALTRTLTSYATRQGEQPLTVNTDPRDGMLSLPGTLSAAVFATVMDPEARDGWGGTPTSGPSVVPVKLPLVYFYGRADVEEEPDFYKALVGRLAGAVSGRLSEDPDVRSAGVLVDGTGLSEDNAVGMDLLAHVVDELSINIVVVLGSTPLHAELGRRFSSERTSLGEPIQVVALDRSDGVVERDESFAEHIREQIIKEYFFGDAKRTLSPQIQQVDFDSLIIYKVADDSAEAQGPDMLVREEPSSLMQHWTLAVMHAANKDPAETVRAASVMGFVYVSDVDEERRKVKVLAPIGGRLGDRPLVWGRWPEPYMNLLG